A region from the Actinoplanes sp. OR16 genome encodes:
- a CDS encoding PDR/VanB family oxidoreductase, which produces MTPRRYDAVVTAHEKIAGDVALVSVAAPDLPAWQPGDHADLELSPGLVRQYSFCGTPGVPGVWTFAVRLRPGGTGGSQHVHTRLAVGDQVRVAGPKAMFPLADAPSYLLVAGGIGVTPILTMAEHLASRGKTFLLLYVGSTSARMPFLERVAALGESALVVDRSQTPGFTLPAIVERVPDTALVYACGPARMLDELRGLVGAERLRTESFASSPGVLSDAGGSFEVQFGIDGPVRQVPAGTPMLDVLLDAGADVMWSCREGTCGTCETTLLKGEADHRDDILTPDEKAAQNCVFPCVSRALSERLVVDLPLEG; this is translated from the coding sequence GTGACACCACGGCGCTACGACGCGGTGGTGACCGCGCACGAGAAGATCGCCGGCGACGTCGCCCTGGTCAGCGTGGCGGCCCCGGACCTGCCCGCCTGGCAGCCGGGCGACCACGCCGACCTGGAGCTCTCCCCCGGCCTGGTCCGGCAGTATTCGTTCTGCGGCACCCCCGGCGTCCCGGGCGTGTGGACCTTCGCGGTCCGGCTCCGTCCCGGCGGCACCGGAGGTTCCCAGCACGTCCACACCCGGCTCGCGGTGGGAGACCAGGTCCGGGTCGCCGGTCCGAAGGCGATGTTCCCGCTGGCGGACGCCCCGTCATATCTGCTGGTCGCGGGCGGCATCGGTGTCACCCCGATCCTCACGATGGCCGAGCATCTCGCGTCCCGGGGCAAGACCTTCCTTCTCCTGTACGTCGGAAGCACCAGCGCTCGGATGCCCTTCCTGGAACGGGTGGCCGCCCTCGGGGAGTCGGCTCTGGTGGTGGACCGCTCGCAGACACCCGGCTTCACCCTGCCGGCGATCGTGGAGCGGGTACCGGACACGGCGCTGGTCTACGCGTGCGGCCCGGCCCGGATGCTGGACGAGCTTCGCGGGCTGGTCGGCGCCGAGCGCCTGCGAACGGAGTCGTTCGCCTCCTCCCCCGGTGTCCTCTCCGATGCCGGCGGCTCCTTCGAGGTTCAGTTCGGCATCGACGGACCCGTCCGCCAGGTCCCGGCCGGCACCCCGATGCTGGACGTGCTGCTCGACGCCGGCGCCGACGTCATGTGGTCGTGCCGGGAGGGAACCTGCGGCACCTGCGAGACGACCCTGCTCAAGGGCGAGGCCGACCACCGCGACGACATCCTCACCCCTGACGAGAAGGCGGCCCAGAACTGCGTCTTCCCGTGCGTCTCCCGGGCCCTCTCCGAGCGTCTCGTCGTCGATCTCCCGCTGGAGGGCTGA